In one Salvelinus sp. IW2-2015 linkage group LG26, ASM291031v2, whole genome shotgun sequence genomic region, the following are encoded:
- the LOC111952617 gene encoding small EDRK-rich factor 2 — MSRINAFSRRDVNRILLVHSWQAWQPSPHRLLRNNNMTRGNQRDLARARNAKKQGNDKGKKADDGMSAAARKLRDAEIMQQKQKKANDPKAADEKAK, encoded by the exons ATGTCTCGTATTAACGCGTTCAGTCGTCGTGACGTAAATCGAATATTGTTGGTGCACAGCTGGCAGGCTTGGCAGCCTTCTCCACACCGTTTACTTAGAAACAACAACATGACAA GGGGGAATCAGCGTGACCTTGCTCGTGCTAGAAATGCCAAAAAACAAGGGAATGACAAGGGAAAGAAGGCTGATGATGGCATGTCTGCAGCTGCGAGGAAGCTGAG GGATGCAGAGATAATGCAACAGAAGCAGAAAAAAGCCAATGACCCTAAGGCGGCAGACGAGAAAGCCAAATAG